AGAGGCGATATGGCTACATGGAAGTGCGGCAAGTGCGGATACACCAAGGACTCGAGGTGCAAGCCCCAGAAGTGCCCCCAGTGCGGCGAGAAAGGGGTCTTCGCCAAGGACGAGTGAATCCCTCTCCCGGTGACC
This portion of the Deltaproteobacteria bacterium genome encodes:
- a CDS encoding rubredoxin — translated: MATWKCGKCGYTKDSRCKPQKCPQCGEKGVFAKDE